The Halotia branconii CENA392 region GTTGCCCCAAAGCCAGAATTTTTTCCGCTGCAAATTCTTGACTTGCTTCGCCAGTACGAGTAGCTTCCAGGGCGATTTTCATGGCATGAAACTTGATTTGTGCCACAGTCTGACCGATTACAGTCACTTCTTGGTCAAGATTATGGGCAGGCTGTTCCAAACACTTAACTTTGGCGGCAACTTCCATAACTATGACTTGAATTGCAGAAATATAATCTGCAATTTGATATATGCTTTCTTGCCCATCTTGTGTTAAAATACTAAACTGCTGCTCTTGGTTGTCTGTTTGTTGAATACGAAGCAGCATTTGCCCAGTTAAATTAGCCAATTCTTGAATTTGATTGTAGGCAGATGTTACAGACTTCATCTGGGTAAGTGTTACAGAAGATAGAGTTTCCACAACAGCTTCACTATCTCTGAGCAGTTTTGACACTTGATGTTGAAATGCTGCATTATTTTGATGCTGTTGGTGGAAGGCAGATTCCACAGATGTATATGCCTGTTCTACTTGCTCTAGGAGCCTAGCATGGTCGAGAGCAAATCCTACCTGCATCGCTAACTGAACCACCAAATCAATCTCAGATTGCTGCCACTCCCTAGGTGTAGCACACTGATGGGCAATTAATAAGCCAAATAATTTTTCGTCTTTGAGAATGGGTGCAACTAAATTCGCCTTGACTGCAAAAGGTTCGAGTTGACTAATGTGACAAGCACTCAACCCCGCTTCATAAATATTGTTGACAGCTTGAACTCGACCTGCTTGGTATTGTTCCACGTAGCCTTCGGCGAAACAAGGGTCTTTGATATTGGCTCGTAATGCTTTAGGAAAACCGGGAAGCACTGCTTCGGCAATTACAGTACCGTACCAATGATCATCAAAGCTATAAACCATGACTCTGTCAGTACTCAGAGCTTTACGAATTTCCTCAACGGTAGTTTTTAGCACATCTGCTTCGTTGAGCGATCGCCTAATTTGGCGGGTAATATCTCCTAGTAAATGAGTGCGTGTTCCTTCAGTATCAATGCGCTGGAGCAATCTGGCATGGTCGAGAGCAAATCCTACTTGCATAGCTAACTGAGCCAGCAAATCAATTTCAAACTGCTGCCACTCTCTCGGTGCAGCACACTGATGAGCAATCAATAAGCCAAATAATTGGTCATCTTTGAGAATGGGTGCAACCAAATTCGCCTTGACTGCAAAAGGTTCGAGTTGACTCAGATGACAAGCACTCAGTCCCGCTGCAAAAATATTGTTGACAGCTTGAACTCGACCTGCTTGGTATTGTTCCACGTAGCCTTCGGCAAAACAAGGATCTTTGATGTTGGCTCGTAATGCCTTAGGAAAACCAGGAAGTACTGCTTCGGCAATTACAGTGCCATACCAATTACGATCAAAGCTATAAATCATTACCCTGTCAGCACTTAGGGTTTTGCGAATTTCATCAACGGTGATTTTGAGGACATCTTCTTCGTTAAGCGATCGCCGAATCTGACGGGTAAGATCTATGATTAATTGAGCTTTATCAGCCCTAGTATCCATTTGTTCTACCAGTCTGGCATGGTCGAGGGCAAATCCTACTTGCGTGGCAATTTGGGCGAACAAATCAATCTCAGGTTGTTGCCAAAAGCGGGGTGCAGAACACTGATGCCCAATCAATAAGCTAAATAACTGGTTATCTTTAATGATCGGTGCAATTAAATTTGCTTTGACTGCAAATCGTTCTAATAAACCAATATGGCAATCGTTAAGGTTGGCTTGATAAATATCATCGATCGCTAAAACGCGACCTTGGCGGTATTGTTCGATATATCTTTCTGTAAAACAGGGATCTGAAACAGTCGCCCATAAAGTTTTTGGCAAACTAGGTGCTACAGCTTCTTCAACAAACGTGCCACTGCCACTAGAGTCAAAGCGAAAAATAACTACACGGTCTATTCTCAAAGCTTTGCGAACTTCTGCAACAGTCGTTTTCAGGACATCTTCTTCCGAAAGTGCTTCTTGAATACGACGAGTAATCTTCATTAATACCTGAGAGCGTTCGGCTTCAGACTCTTGTTTCCAGAG contains the following coding sequences:
- a CDS encoding GAF domain-containing protein, which encodes MTQPSFDKSNGNIANKGSVENPDKTVIGNSQTSINERVTNPKSYLSPSKSILHQQQRQQKWSLKSKVTAWAIALTMFPVVAVGTGSYFSSQSITRQITSEQQTSTAVAEALEKHKSFLLLEAGAIALVAGAIAAFVANRATRPVLSAAKISTALVNRLRLEQVTTRSRVAGKDELAALKANISLLQQQLPELLWKQESEAERSQVLMKITRRIQEALSEEDVLKTTVAEVRKALRIDRVVIFRFDSSGSGTFVEEAVAPSLPKTLWATVSDPCFTERYIEQYRQGRVLAIDDIYQANLNDCHIGLLERFAVKANLIAPIIKDNQLFSLLIGHQCSAPRFWQQPEIDLFAQIATQVGFALDHARLVEQMDTRADKAQLIIDLTRQIRRSLNEEDVLKITVDEIRKTLSADRVMIYSFDRNWYGTVIAEAVLPGFPKALRANIKDPCFAEGYVEQYQAGRVQAVNNIFAAGLSACHLSQLEPFAVKANLVAPILKDDQLFGLLIAHQCAAPREWQQFEIDLLAQLAMQVGFALDHARLLQRIDTEGTRTHLLGDITRQIRRSLNEADVLKTTVEEIRKALSTDRVMVYSFDDHWYGTVIAEAVLPGFPKALRANIKDPCFAEGYVEQYQAGRVQAVNNIYEAGLSACHISQLEPFAVKANLVAPILKDEKLFGLLIAHQCATPREWQQSEIDLVVQLAMQVGFALDHARLLEQVEQAYTSVESAFHQQHQNNAAFQHQVSKLLRDSEAVVETLSSVTLTQMKSVTSAYNQIQELANLTGQMLLRIQQTDNQEQQFSILTQDGQESIYQIADYISAIQVIVMEVAAKVKCLEQPAHNLDQEVTVIGQTVAQIKFHAMKIALEATRTGEASQEFAAEKILALGQQLDSDITKIKSLVGEIHTTDHEVTALVQTGQEQAIAGIQTAKAAQEKLNQITAISTQVNALIEELTQTAANQDIISTAANQSILEVATIANQTSEKTVEVVQSLAKLTAIVQEDK